The Misgurnus anguillicaudatus chromosome 21, ASM2758022v2, whole genome shotgun sequence genome includes a window with the following:
- the LOC129452628 gene encoding UDP-GlcNAc:betaGal beta-1,3-N-acetylglucosaminyltransferase 7-like, producing MMRVKKLLQFFQRTFLLLFLALVMLTIIQIVIQRENIRPLQMRSELRTGEGPNPISVNLWNKSMERPTVPTTWDIISSNCSANPNFTSQEWFTNLESNFQQFMLYRHCRYFPMLINHPEKCAGDIDLLIVIKSVITQHDRREVIRQTWGKEQTVDGKRIKTVFLLGVSSNQEERANHQKLLEYEDQIYGDILQWDFMDSFFNLTLKEIHFLKWFSMYCRNARHIFKGDDDVFVGISNIFEYLEASKNVKDLFVGDVLFSAKPIHNKNSKYFIPQVLYQKKSYPPYASGGGFLMDGPLARKLYKACETVELYPIDDVFLGMCLEVLKVTPIHHNAFKTFGIVSKETSQMNRDPCFYRNLIVVHKLLPPDLINMWKMVNNDSINCSLQNNFLKSQDMFWQKKEYSTKI from the exons AT GATGAGGGTCAAAAAATTGCTGCAGTTTTTCCAGCGCACTTTCCTCTTGTTGTTCTTGGCATTAGTGATGTTAACTATCATCCAGATAGTCATCCAGAGAGAAAACATCAGGCCACTACAGATGCGTTCGGAGCTCCGTACAGGTGAGGGCCCCAATCCCATTTCTGTGAACCTCTGGAACAAGAGTATGGAAAGACCAACAGTGCCCACAACCTGGGATATCATCAGCTCCAACTGCAGTGCCAACCCTAATTTCACATCCCAAGAGTGGTTCACGAATCTTGAATCCAATTTCCAGCAATTTATGCTTTACAGGCATTGCCGATACTTTCCTATGCTAATAAATCACCCGGAGAAGTGTGCTGGAGACATCGACTTGTTGATCGTCATCAAGTCGGTGATAACGCAACATGACCGGAGAGAGGTGATAAGGCAAACGTGGGGCAAAGAGCAGACGGTAGACGGGAAAAGGATCAAAACCGTTTTTCTTCTCGGGGTGTCTTCCAATCAAGAAGAGAGAGCCAACCATCAAAAACTTCTGGAATATGAGGATCAAATTTATGGGGACATCCTCCAGTGGGACTTCATGGATAGTTTCTTCAACCTCACCCTAAAGGAGATTCACTTCTTGAAATGGTTCTCCATGTACTGCAGAAATGCCCGGCACATCTTCAAAGGAGACGACGACGTGTTTGTCGGCATTTCCAACATCTTTGAATATCTGGAGGCAAGTAAAAACGTGAAAGACCTCTTTGTCGGTGATGTTCTCTTTAGTGCCAAGCCCATTCACAACAAGAATAGCAAGTATTTCATTCCCCAAGTCTTGTATCAAAAGAAAAGCTACCCGCCGTATGCTAGTGGAGGAGGTTTCCTGATGGATGGCCCCCTTGCACGTAAACTTTACAAAGCATGTGAAACTGTTGAACTTTATCCCATCGACGATGTGTTTCTTGGGATGTGTCTAGAAGTGCTTAAGGTAACCCCAATTCACCACAATGCTTTCAAAACTTTTGGGATTGTAAGCAAGGAAACTAGTCAGATGAATCGGGATCCGTGCTTTTATAGGAACTTGATAGTGGTACATAAATTGCTTCCACCCGATCTGATCAACATGTGGAAGATGGTCAATAATGACTCAATAAATTGTTCACTGCAAAACAATTTCTTAAAGTCACAAGATATGTTCTGGCAGAAGAAAGAATATTCAacgaaaatataa